The following coding sequences are from one Diabrotica virgifera virgifera chromosome 2, PGI_DIABVI_V3a window:
- the LOC126879661 gene encoding endoglucanase-like isoform X1 has product MIHRIWIFIYVNHFNKYKSHFNDHLFEISSISSTSIKAEVSPDIIAVPNGLSGKGITTRYWDCCKPSCAWADNVNTPDKQPLKSCRVDGEAVAPPNDPSGCDINGSSFVCNNNQPYVVNSTLSYGFASASFSGGIDTSMCCSCMLLNFEGQLKGKQFLVQLTNSGEEYQTNQFDLGIPGGGVGLFPKGCTAQWNAPSTGWGDLYGGVHTEEECNELPEVLQPGCKWRFTFMEGVSNPEVTFYQVQCPRELVERSGCVL; this is encoded by the exons ATGATTCAtcgaatttggatttttatttatgtgaaccattttaataagtacaaatctcattttaatgaccacctatttgaaatatcctcaataagtt CAACATCCATCAAGGCTGAAGTCTCTCCGGATATTATAGCAGTTCCCAATGGTTTAAGTGGAAAGGGAATTACCACTAGATACTGGGATTGCTGCAAACCATCATGTGCTTGGGCAGACAATGTCAACACGCCTGATAAACAACCTCTTAAGTCGTGCAGAGTTGATGGAGAAGCTGTAGCCCCACCTAATGATCCGTCTG GATGTGATATAAATGGTTCTTCGTTTGTATGTAACAACAACCAACCGTATGTGGTTAACTCCACTTTATCCTATGGTTTTGCTTCTGCTTCCTTTTCCGGTGGTATTGATACTAGCATGTGTTGTTCCTGCATGTTACTAAATTTTGAGGGTCAGCTGAAAGGAAAGCAATTCTTGGTTCAACTCACTAACTCTGGTGAAGAGTATCAGACCAACCAATTTGATCTCGGTATCCCTGGAG GTGGAGTAGGTTTATTCCCCAAAGGGTGTACTGCTCAGTGGAACGCTCCCAGTACTGGTTGGGGTGACTTATACGGAGGAGTCCATACTGAAGAAGAGTGTAACGAGCTTCCTGAAGTTTTACAACCAGGATGCAAATGGAGGTTTACATTTATGGAAGGCGTTTCTAACCCCGAAGTGACATTTTATCAAGTACAATGTCCAAGGGAACTTGTTGAAAGAAGTGGTTGTGTATTGTAA
- the LOC126879661 gene encoding endoglucanase-like isoform X2 yields MIPLPILLVLAVATSIKAEVSPDIIAVPNGLSGKGITTRYWDCCKPSCAWADNVNTPDKQPLKSCRVDGEAVAPPNDPSGCDINGSSFVCNNNQPYVVNSTLSYGFASASFSGGIDTSMCCSCMLLNFEGQLKGKQFLVQLTNSGEEYQTNQFDLGIPGGGVGLFPKGCTAQWNAPSTGWGDLYGGVHTEEECNELPEVLQPGCKWRFTFMEGVSNPEVTFYQVQCPRELVERSGCVL; encoded by the exons ATGATTCCTCTACCTATACTTTTAGTGTTAGCTGTCG CAACATCCATCAAGGCTGAAGTCTCTCCGGATATTATAGCAGTTCCCAATGGTTTAAGTGGAAAGGGAATTACCACTAGATACTGGGATTGCTGCAAACCATCATGTGCTTGGGCAGACAATGTCAACACGCCTGATAAACAACCTCTTAAGTCGTGCAGAGTTGATGGAGAAGCTGTAGCCCCACCTAATGATCCGTCTG GATGTGATATAAATGGTTCTTCGTTTGTATGTAACAACAACCAACCGTATGTGGTTAACTCCACTTTATCCTATGGTTTTGCTTCTGCTTCCTTTTCCGGTGGTATTGATACTAGCATGTGTTGTTCCTGCATGTTACTAAATTTTGAGGGTCAGCTGAAAGGAAAGCAATTCTTGGTTCAACTCACTAACTCTGGTGAAGAGTATCAGACCAACCAATTTGATCTCGGTATCCCTGGAG GTGGAGTAGGTTTATTCCCCAAAGGGTGTACTGCTCAGTGGAACGCTCCCAGTACTGGTTGGGGTGACTTATACGGAGGAGTCCATACTGAAGAAGAGTGTAACGAGCTTCCTGAAGTTTTACAACCAGGATGCAAATGGAGGTTTACATTTATGGAAGGCGTTTCTAACCCCGAAGTGACATTTTATCAAGTACAATGTCCAAGGGAACTTGTTGAAAGAAGTGGTTGTGTATTGTAA